The window GTATGTACAGGAAAGAGTAGAAGCCACTTGGTCAATCCTCCTACAGCCTGAAGTTAAATTCTTAGGACAATTCTAACATGACTGCCCGTTTATCCCTCCATTTCCCCCCCCTCCCGAGAATTTGAGTCCAGAGGTTAATACTACTCCATAAACTAAACCATTCCCCCCAGAGAAGTCTTAAGATGGAGATGAGGGGGTAAGGAGCAAATTAGGGTATCATAGGGCGACAATGAAAACTCTCATCCTGTCATGACCTTCGTGTGAGGAGTAACATGTCGTACAACAAGGGCCCTGGAAAGAAACATGAGAAGTTCAGTTGGCGATGGGTATTACTAGGACTTGCCTTTGGCGGCATTGCAGTAGGATCGGCAAGTTTGGGGGCCCTGTTGGCTCTGTCTTTGTCTCATACCCCCCTGTCTCAAAGAAAACTTACACCGGCTGAGGCGGCAGTCTTCAATCAGGAAGAAACTATTAGTTTTGATAGTCTTAATCTCCCCAAACTGAGTCGTCCTGTAAATATACTTGTGTTAGGCATTAAAGTACTAACCTCGGATCTGCCGGAAAAACCCCCATCTCTGGGCTATCACGCCCTGGTTAATTCTTTTGAAGGGCTGTCAGACAGTATGTTACTGGTGCGCTTTGACCCAGAAGAGGACTCTGTAACTGTCCTGTCAATACCACGAGATACAAAAGTAATAATACCAGGAAGGGGGATGGCAAAAATCAATGAGGCCAACGCCATAGGAGGACCAGCAAAAGCCGCAGAAACAGTGAGTTTGCTATTGGATAACGTGCCCATTGACCGTTATGTGAGAATTAATATTCAAGGGGTGGAAAAGTTAATTGACGCCCTGGGGGGAATTACCATAGACGTACCCCAAGACATGAAATATACCGATCATAGTCAACACCTGTACATTGATCTGAAGAAGGGAAAACAACACCTAGACGGGAAAAAGGCAATTGATTTTCTCCGTTTCCGCCACGATGCCTATGGGGATATTGGCAGAGTACAACGGCAACAAAGTTTCATGCGGGCCCTGATTGAACAAACCCTAAACCCGAAAACCATTCTCAGAATGCCGGAAATCCTCAAGATTATTAGGGCTCATATAGATACTAACCTCACCACTAACGAGTTGATTGCCCTGGCAGCCTTTGCTGCTCAAAGGAACAGAGCTGATATTAAAATGCTCCTATTGCCAGGGGATTTCAACAGCCCCAGGGGAGGAGAATTAAGTTACTGGCTGCCAAATTATAGTAAAATCCGGGAGATCATGGCCTTCCATTTTGGACAGGACTCTGGCTACTATGCCAACTACAGGGATGTGGAACCCCGTAGGATTAGAATCGCTGTACAATGTGCCGAAGAAAACCGAGAGTATGCCCAACAATTAGTCCAGTTTTTACAAGAAAATGGCTATAGGAGGAGTTATTTGAGTAGCAGTTGGCTTCCTGAAACCCCCTCCAAAACCCGAATTATTGCCCAACAGGGGGATAGCTATGCCGCAGCTAAACTTAGGGCTGATATTGGGATAGGGGAAGTAGTAGTAGAAAGTACAGGCGTACTTAATTCCGACGTTACCATTCAGGTGGGGGGAGACTGGCAAAACTTCTCATCCCCCACCAACCAGCTTCAAAGTATCTCCTATTAGTCGGCTGTCACGTATAACCGATTTATGTCTTCCAGTCTCATTCTAGATGAGACCCCTAAACTAAGGGGGGACACTTCCCGACGCAAAAAATGCTCCTCGGCGGCACAGGCAATCATAGCAGCATTGTCGGTACAGTACTTCAGGGGAGGAAAAAATACCCGAAACTGATACTCCCTGGCAGCCTCCGTTAGGGCTTTTCTTAAACCACTATTGGCCGCAACCCCTCCCCCCACGGCAATGGTGTTTAATTGCAAATCCAAACAGGCTTGGATAGTTCTTTTGGTCAGAGTTTGAGCCACAGTATACTGGAAACTGGCACATAGGTCGGCAATGGGTATTTCCCCTCCCTCCCCCTTCAAACGTTCCACCAAACGCAACATAGCCGTCTTTAGGCCGCTGAAACTGGTGTCATAGGGGTGATAACCCTGATTGTTGGGTAAAGAGATTTTCCCCTCCGGCAACTTGAAAGCAAAAGGATTCCCCTGTTGCGCCATTTTGTCAATAATAGGACCACCGGGATAGGGTAGGTCTAGTATCCTTGCCACCTTGTCAAAGGCCTCCCCTACTGCATCATCCCTCGTACTACCAATGGTATTGTAAATCCCTTCCTCAATTACATGTATAATACTGGTATGACCCCCCGAAACCAGAAGACATAGAAAGGGTGGTTTTAAAGAAGGCTCGCTGAGATAAGACGCGTAAATATGTCCCTCTAGGTGATGAATGCCAAGAAAAGGCTTATTATGAACCATAGCCAGTGTTTTTGCCGCCGTAGTCCCCACAATCAACGAGCCTACTAAACCAGGGGCCACAGTGGCAGCAACGGCATCTATCTCATCCCAACCTACCCCTGCCTGTGACATGGCCTCCTCCAAACAGAAGTTAATCGTCTCCAGGTGGCGTCTAGAGGCCAATTCTGGTACAACCCCACCAAACTCCTCGTGTAAGTCTATTTGAGAGGCCACCACATTGGCCAAAACATTACGATTTGTAACAATCGCCACCCCCGTCTCATCACAACTGCTTTCTATGGCTAAAATGATAGGCATTATCCTCTCAATTTGTTTAAAAATAATAAGTTTTCTTTCTATTACTTTACTCTACTTCCTAATCAGAGTAAAATCCCATTGAGAGTCTACCACAATTACCCTATATCATCCCGTTTATGAAAAAAGCACTTGGTTTCCTACTGGCTTTTGTAATATCCCTGGGTCTGTGGTGCAATTTCGCACCCGCCGCTAAGGCAGATTTGTCTCATCTAACACCCTGTAGTGAGTCTCCCGCCTTCCAAGCCAAGTCAAAGAACTTCCTGGATACTACAGCTGATCCCAATTCCGGTGAAAATCGCGCCGCCCGTTACAGCCAAGCCTTGTGTGGCGAAGAGGGTTATCCCCACCTGATAGTGGATGGCAGACTTAGCCATGCCGGCGACTTTGCTATCCCTAGTCTTCTCTTCCTCTATATTGCCGGTTGGATTGGTTGGGCTGGAAGGGCTTACCTAATCGCCATCAGAGGGGAAAAAGAGCCAGAAATGAAGGAAATTATCATCGATGTGCCCCTGGCACTCAGTAAAATGTTATTTGGTTTCCTCTGGCCCTTACAGGCTATAGCTGAATTCACCACCGGAAAGTTGGTTGTCAAGGATGAAGAAATTTCTGTTTCCCCCCGCTAGTTTTATTTAGTTTTTTGGTATTTTAAGTAGGAGAAAAAGGTATGAAAGATCTCACCACTTTCCTCTCTACCGCCCCCGTATTGCTCACCGCTTTGATGGTTTTTACCGCAGGTTTGCTAATAGAAA is drawn from Geminocystis sp. M7585_C2015_104 and contains these coding sequences:
- a CDS encoding LCP family protein, whose protein sequence is MSYNKGPGKKHEKFSWRWVLLGLAFGGIAVGSASLGALLALSLSHTPLSQRKLTPAEAAVFNQEETISFDSLNLPKLSRPVNILVLGIKVLTSDLPEKPPSLGYHALVNSFEGLSDSMLLVRFDPEEDSVTVLSIPRDTKVIIPGRGMAKINEANAIGGPAKAAETVSLLLDNVPIDRYVRINIQGVEKLIDALGGITIDVPQDMKYTDHSQHLYIDLKKGKQHLDGKKAIDFLRFRHDAYGDIGRVQRQQSFMRALIEQTLNPKTILRMPEILKIIRAHIDTNLTTNELIALAAFAAQRNRADIKMLLLPGDFNSPRGGELSYWLPNYSKIREIMAFHFGQDSGYYANYRDVEPRRIRIAVQCAEENREYAQQLVQFLQENGYRRSYLSSSWLPETPSKTRIIAQQGDSYAAAKLRADIGIGEVVVESTGVLNSDVTIQVGGDWQNFSSPTNQLQSISY
- a CDS encoding Photosystem I reaction center subunit III — encoded protein: MKKALGFLLAFVISLGLWCNFAPAAKADLSHLTPCSESPAFQAKSKNFLDTTADPNSGENRAARYSQALCGEEGYPHLIVDGRLSHAGDFAIPSLLFLYIAGWIGWAGRAYLIAIRGEKEPEMKEIIIDVPLALSKMLFGFLWPLQAIAEFTTGKLVVKDEEISVSPR
- the tsaD gene encoding tRNA (adenosine(37)-N6)-threonylcarbamoyltransferase complex transferase subunit TsaD, which gives rise to MPIILAIESSCDETGVAIVTNRNVLANVVASQIDLHEEFGGVVPELASRRHLETINFCLEEAMSQAGVGWDEIDAVAATVAPGLVGSLIVGTTAAKTLAMVHNKPFLGIHHLEGHIYASYLSEPSLKPPFLCLLVSGGHTSIIHVIEEGIYNTIGSTRDDAVGEAFDKVARILDLPYPGGPIIDKMAQQGNPFAFKLPEGKISLPNNQGYHPYDTSFSGLKTAMLRLVERLKGEGGEIPIADLCASFQYTVAQTLTKRTIQACLDLQLNTIAVGGGVAANSGLRKALTEAAREYQFRVFFPPLKYCTDNAAMIACAAEEHFLRREVSPLSLGVSSRMRLEDINRLYVTAD
- a CDS encoding photosystem I reaction center subunit IX produces the protein MKDLTTFLSTAPVLLTALMVFTAGLLIEINRFYPDLLFHPLK